A part of Maridesulfovibrio hydrothermalis AM13 = DSM 14728 genomic DNA contains:
- the secF gene encoding protein translocase subunit SecF, which yields MGLQIIKPDTKIDFIGFKRTAFMVSALLILLGLGSLIMKGGPKYGIDFAGGIVVQVKFDKKLEVKEVKSALKGTKLPGLVVQSFGHEDDNEILIRTSTSKVSSADVRTMISDDFTKNLSGTGFEIQRFDMVGPKVGADLRTKAIEALYFAVLLIAIYISGRFEKRWFAAAIMAGGLFAGISALQLLGMSTTVLIFAALIITVGLCWYLRLNYALGAIVALIHDLIITVGIFSLLDKEFDLTIIAALLTIIGYSLNDTIIVFDRIRENLLGKISDSMAETINISINQTLSRTILTSGTTLLVVAALFALGGGVIHDFALALLVGVGVGTYSSIFVASPILLGFGPGKAEEDDDTVGAETA from the coding sequence ATGGGATTACAAATAATTAAACCCGATACCAAGATTGATTTTATCGGTTTCAAGCGTACAGCATTTATGGTTTCTGCTTTGCTGATTCTGCTTGGACTCGGTTCTCTCATTATGAAGGGCGGACCCAAGTACGGCATTGACTTTGCCGGCGGTATCGTGGTTCAGGTTAAGTTTGATAAAAAGCTTGAAGTCAAAGAAGTTAAAAGTGCTCTCAAGGGCACTAAGCTTCCCGGTCTTGTTGTGCAGAGCTTCGGTCATGAAGATGATAACGAAATTCTGATCAGAACATCTACTTCCAAAGTCAGCTCTGCTGATGTACGGACCATGATTTCTGATGATTTCACCAAGAATCTGTCCGGAACCGGATTTGAAATTCAGCGTTTTGATATGGTTGGACCAAAGGTCGGTGCTGACCTGAGAACGAAGGCGATTGAAGCTTTGTATTTTGCAGTTCTTTTGATTGCGATCTACATTTCAGGCCGCTTTGAAAAACGCTGGTTTGCAGCAGCAATCATGGCTGGAGGACTCTTTGCCGGTATCAGTGCGTTGCAGCTTCTCGGAATGTCCACTACAGTGCTTATTTTTGCAGCTCTGATCATAACTGTCGGTCTATGCTGGTATTTGCGGCTTAACTACGCTCTCGGAGCGATTGTCGCGCTTATCCATGACCTTATTATAACTGTGGGTATATTCTCCTTGCTGGACAAAGAGTTTGACCTCACTATTATTGCAGCTCTGCTGACTATTATCGGTTACTCCCTGAACGATACCATTATCGTTTTTGACCGTATCCGTGAAAATCTGCTTGGCAAGATCTCTGATTCTATGGCTGAAACTATTAATATCAGTATCAACCAGACTCTCAGCAGAACAATACTTACTTCCGGCACAACATTGCTGGTTGTTGCGGCCCTGTTCGCTCTTGGCGGCGGCGTTATCCATGACTTCGCACTGGCACTGCTTGTCGGTGTCGGCGTAGGTACTTATTCTTCAATTTTTGTTGCCAGTCCCATCCTTCTCGGATTTGGCCCCGGTAAAGCTGAAGAAGATGATGACACCGTAGGAGCAGAGACAGCTTAA